A stretch of DNA from Raphanus sativus cultivar WK10039 unplaced genomic scaffold, ASM80110v3 Scaffold3467, whole genome shotgun sequence:
TCGGAGCTGTCATGGATGTTCTCAAGAGTTACCTAGGAAGTCAGAAGCTTAGGTCATAAGAATCAGACTCCTCTTTGTGTTATCTTTATCTGTTTCTCAGTTTTGTAATAAGTTCTAACTTTAAGTTTGAACAAACAAGTAGCTGTTGCAAGAGTACATCGTTACAACTAGTGAATCCTCGTAAACTAGTATTGGAGGATGCATcacaaaggttttttttttcttttcatgagTAATCATACAGAGATACACTCTTGTCATCAGAGACACTAGCGAGACGACCAGCACGGACACCAGTTCCACCAGGTGGTCTAAACGCTACAGACCAAACCTGATCATTGTGGTTACTCATTGTCTGAACAGCCGCTCTCATCTTAAGATCCCATAGCCTCACAGTTCTGTCGCTGGACCCCGTTGCTATAGCTCCGCCATCTGGGCTAGCATCAACGCTCAGCACCCAGCTCGTGTGCCCCGACATGGACCCCACCAGCGTTTTCCCTTCTGCGTCGTGCATGTTCACATGCCCATCATCAGATCCTGAGAAGAGGACTCTCGGGTCTACAGGGGAGAACACAAGCGACCTTACAGGCATGTTGTGACCTTCTAGCTGGTGAAGAAGCTTGGAGCGTTCAACATCAAAGACGCAGATGGTGCCATCCATCGAACCACAAGCAAGGCGTTTCCCGTTAGGAGACCAAGCCACGGAGAGAACGAATTTCTTGCTGCTGGTTTTGTCAGAAGGTTTCGGCGCTTCTGGACGTGGGATTGATAGAGTCGAGAGTATTCTCCAGCTGGCAGTGTCCCAAAGCTTCACCGAGGCACTACTTCCACCTGCAACAGCAAGGACTGTACCCTTGGAACATGTGAATGAATATGTTAGCACTTAGCAACTAAAAGCTCAACCAAAACAGTTCCTATCTGATCTTCCCCTACACATTCCAAATAGTTTCTAAGCACTACTCGACAGTAAAGATCAGGTCAAGAACTGATTCAGAGATATTGAATGTTTTCAATTAAAGCTTTTTTAGTAAGAGTTTGTTACATggttttctatatatattacattGGTTCAgt
This window harbors:
- the LOC130506620 gene encoding WD repeat-containing protein VIP3-like, translating into MKLAGLKSIENAHEDSVWAAAWVPATEDRPSLLLTGSLDETVKLWRADELDLVRTNTGHSLGVAAVAAHPSGIIAASSSLDSFVRVFDVDTNATIAVLESPPSEVWGMQFEPMGTVLAVAGGSSASVKLWDTASWRILSTLSIPRPEAPKPSDKTSSKKFVLSVAWSPNGKRLACGSMDGTICVFDVERSKLLHQLEGHNMPVRSLVFSPVDPRVLFSGSDDGHVNMHDAEGKTLVGSMSGHTSWVLSVDASPDGGAIATGSSDRTVRLWDLKMRAAVQTMSNHNDQVWSVAFRPPGGTGVRAGRLASVSDDKSVSLYDYS